The Cervus elaphus chromosome 12, mCerEla1.1, whole genome shotgun sequence genome includes a region encoding these proteins:
- the LOC122704764 gene encoding coiled-coil domain-containing protein 170-like — protein sequence MRERCVDWMEDMIGCWKACLNPPLEVVPTRNPVKCTKRATDSVHPDLAGLLVKNKNLLAELRNLRNKLFIKETSLQEMKSELETYKENNVQQSFQIMSLKDDIKDLEELTASLTRIKSLKNTSIQSLERGNWDLTERITELENLLRVHLIERKRAEQKADLLEKKLAGANRFTPYMSMKEQEDSLDSFMTKDKDEAILFERDNTFRSEGPKDGQKIWDKCQQDLTHKEKQIPELDRPTHSYNWETKTARSNYQKFLSQLSALPSNSVEPTPAIEEAVKESILETGANEQSWKSRAEVLQQEIQMLTKRLEKQSHHSEETARELSNTEKKYMGQKRPLKCLEGKIAINDLFQGKLDLDMSKENSQSKISQVDKHGKAFKQLEKDNKQETLLNIQQNFQTVTTQRLEEKIQKLQKQLSDLKLSNKNMKTQLTRVNILKDKTIEKLRESLTKVEAMKGKAAMETDLNTTVDSDEQEARWGKKKVHQMLETATPELSTAKSTLEEVPGKQEELVDFRETIMKMLGFNMKTADKKIINHLRLIIQVYEASDKSKMASERETGQDNE from the exons GCTTGTCTTAACCCACCTCTTGAAGTGGTTCCCACCAGGAACCCAGTCAAGTGCACCAAAAGGGCAACTGACTCAGTCCATCCTGACCTTGCTGGTTTGTTGGTGAAAAACAAGAATCTTTTAGCTGAG CTAAGAAATCTTCGAAACAAACTTTTCATAAAAGAAACTTCATTGCAAGAGATGAAGAGTGAGCTAGAAActtacaaagaaaataatgtgCAACAGTCATTCCAGATAATGTCCCTGAAAGACGATATCAAGGACTTAGAGGAACTTACTGCTTCTCTAACCAGAATTAAATCTTTGAAAAACACCAGTATTCAGAGTCTTGAAAGAGGCAACTGGGATCTAACTGAAAGAATTACAGAACTAGAAAATCTTCTAAG AGTACATCTgattgaaagaaaaagagcagagCAAAAAGCAGACCTTTTGGAGAAAAAGTTAGCAGGTGCTAACAGATTCACCCCTTATATGAGTATGAAAGAACAAGAAGATTCCTTGGATAGTTTCATGACAAAG GATAAGGATGAAGCTATCCTGTTTGAGAGAGACAACACTTTTCGCTCTGAAGGACCAAAAGATGGACAGAAAATTTGGGATAAGTGTCAACAAGATTTGACCcataaggaaaaacaaataccTGAGTTAGATAGACCTACACATTCATACAACTGGGAAACTAAAACAGCGCGATCCAACTATCAGAAATTCCTCAGTCAGCTGTCTGCTCTTCCCAGCAACAGTGTTGAACCCACACCAGCCATAGAGGAAGCTGTGAAAGAGAGCATTCTGGAGACTGGTGCAAATGAGCAATCTTGGAAGTCT agAGCTGAAGTCCTCCAGCAGGAAATTCAGATGCTCACTAAGCGACTGGAGAAGCAATCTCATCACTCTGAAGAAACTGCTAGAGAACTATCCAACACTGAGAAAAAGTATATGGGACAAAAAAGACCCTTGAAATGTCTGGAAGGAAAAATTGCTATTAATGACCTTTTTCAAGGGAAATTAGATTTGGACATGAGCAAA GAAAACTCTCAATCTAAGATTTCCCAGGTGGATAAGCATGGCAAAGCATTCAAGCAGCTAGAGAAAGACAACAAGCAAGAAACATTACTGAATATTCAGCAGAATTTTCAGACTGTTACAACTCAAAGATTAGaggagaaaattcagaaacttCAGAAACAGCTCAGTGACTTGAAATtgtcaaataaaaatatgaaaactcaaCTGACAAGAGTAAATATCCTTAAA GACAAAACAATTGAGAAGCTCAGGGAATCTCTAACAAAAGTTGAAGCAATGAAAGGGAAGGCAGCTATGGAAACAGACCTGAACACTACAGTAGACTCTGATGAGCAAGAAGCAAGATGGGGTAAAAAGAAGGTCCATCAAATGTTAGAAACTGCCACTCCTGAGCTCAGCACAGCAAAGAGCACACTTGAAGAAGTACCGGGAAAACAAGAagag CTTGTTGACTTTCGAGAAACTATTATGAAGATGTTGGGCTTTAACATGAAAACAGCAGACAAGAAAATCATCAATCACCTAAGGCTTATTATACAAGTATATGAAGCATCTGACAAATCAAAGATGGCTTCTGAGCGTGAGACTGGACAGGATAATGAATAA